In Pleuronectes platessa chromosome 4, fPlePla1.1, whole genome shotgun sequence, the following proteins share a genomic window:
- the LOC128438886 gene encoding UDP-glucuronosyltransferase 2A2: MDQRQCLFVCVLLALCATQTANGGNILVWYTEGSHWINMKPVLEALLDRGHQVTVLVPSTTLFMNTSISSRFQYENFEVSISLKEMETLFDNFLQFTMYEMDQINSLQMYMKFIELMEVNLQYTLKYLDGVLKSDTVMKKLKEGKYDLLLADPVYTGSDLTAEILGIPLVFSLRFSFVNNWERYCGQLPAPPSFVPAVMSKLTDKMDFSERVWNFAFYLLNDIILNNIYWKKVDAYYSEIQGKPTSACQTMSRADFWLIRTYWDFEFPRPFLPNFKYVGGIHCRPAKPLPEDMEEFVQSSGDAGIVVFTLGSMVKNITAEKANVIASGLAQIPQKVLWRYSGEKPETLGDNTRLYDWIPQNDLLGHHKTRAFITHGGTNGIYEAIYHGVPMVGIPLFGDQPDNMAHMKAKGAAVIMDLNFMKPEDLRAAINTVIKEKSYKESAMRLSSIHHDRPTSPLDEALFWIEFTMRNNGAKHLRVQAHELTWYQYHSLDVLAFLLAVVLLITLLFIGTWRFCFRMCCGRRGKKKTE; this comes from the exons ATGGATCAGAGGCAGtgcctctttgtttgtgtgcttctgGCACTTTGTGCCACTCAGACGGCGAATGGAGGGAACATTCTGGTCTGGTACACTGAGGGAAGCCACTGGATTAACATGAAGCCTGTGCTGGAGGCTCTGCTCGACAGGGGACACCAGGTCACCGTCCTGGTTCCGAGCACGACTCTGTTCATGAACACCAGTATTTCTTCTCGCTTTCAGTACGAAAACTTCGAGGTATCCATCTCActgaaggagatggagacgCTTTTTGACAATTTTCTTCAATTCACCATGTATGAGATGGATCAAATTAACTCCTTGCAGATGTACATGAAGTTTATTGAGCTGATGGAGGTCAACCTGCAGTATACTTTGAAGTATTTGGACGGAGTGCTGAAATCAGACACCGtcatgaagaagctgaaggaaGGAAAGTATGACCTTCTCCTGGCTGACCCCGTCTACACCGGCAGTGACTTGACAGCAGAAATTTTGGGCATCCCTCTGGTTTTCTCTCTGCGCTTCAGCTTTGTGAATAACTGGGAGAGATACTGTGGTCAGCTACCGGCTCCACCGTCCTTTGTCCCCGCTGTTATGAGCAAACTGACAGACAAGATGGACTTCTCAGAGAGAGTGTGGAACTTTGCCTTCTATTTACTCAATGACATCATTTTGAACAACATTTATTGGAAAAAAGTAGATGCATATTACTCTGAAATCCAAG GGAAACCAACCAGTGCCTGCCAGACAATGAGTAGAGCAGACTTCTGGTTGATTCGAACCTACTGGGATTTTGAATTCCCTCGTCCATTCCTCCCCAACTTCAAATACGTTGGTGGGATCCACTGCAGACCTGCTAAACCTTTGCCAGAG GATATGGAGGAATTTGTGCAGAGTTCAGGAGACGCTGGCATCGTGGTCTTCACTTTGGGATCCATGGTCAAGAACATCACTGCTGAGAAGGCGAACGTGATCGCCTCGGGCCTCGCTCAGATCCCACAAAAG GTGCTGTGGAGATACAGTGGAGAAAAACCAGAGACTCTTGGTGATAACACCAGATTATATGACTGGATCCCTCAGAACGACCTGCTCG GTCATCACAAGACCAGAGCCTTCATCACCCACGGTGGCACAAATGGGATTTATGAGGCAATCTACCACGGTGTTCCCATGGTGGGCATCCCCTTGTTCGGTGACCAACCAGACAACATGGCCCACATGAAGGCCAAGGGAGCTGCAGTTATCATGGATTTAAACTTCATGAAGCCTGAGGACCTGAGAGCTGCGATCAATACTGTTATCAAAGAGAAATC GTACAAGGAGAGTGCCATGCGGCTGTCCAGTATCCACCATGACAGACCCACCAGTCCCCTAGATGAGGCCTTGTTCTGGATCGAGTTCACCATGAGAAACAACGGGGCCAAGCACTTGAGGGTCCAGGCCCATGAGCTGACCTGGTACCAGTACCACTCCCTGGACGTCCTGGCCTTCCTCCTCGCAGTCGTCCTGCTCATCACACTCCTCTTCATCGGGACCTGGCGTTTCTGCTTTAGGATGTGCTGTGGCAGGAGAGGCAAGAAAAAGACTGAGTGA